Within Salifodinibacter halophilus, the genomic segment GTTCGCACGGTCCAACAGGCCGACCGAGTCCAGCGTGTCGCGGGCGACGTCGTGGACGTCGGTGAGGCTGTCGCGGTGTTTCAGGAACTCGAAGCCGAACGCACCGCGTTCGGACGCCAGCGCCGCGATTTCCGCGTTCTCCCGGACGGTCAGGTCGGGGAAGATAGAGGCGGTCTGGAACGACTTCGAGACGCCTCGCTGGACCACCTCATGCGGTTCGAGGCCGACGATGGACTCGCCTTT encodes:
- a CDS encoding ABC transporter ATP-binding protein, coding for KGESIVGLEPHEVVQRGVSKSFQTASIFPDLTVRENAEIAALASERGAFGFEFLKHRDSLTDVHDVARDTLDSVGLLDRAN